One window of Solwaraspora sp. WMMA2056 genomic DNA carries:
- a CDS encoding lytic polysaccharide monooxygenase, giving the protein MPTLTTTGRRPLALYALVVAVAAGLLLTTALANVASAHGSVLDPASRNYGCLDRWGGNHMAPEMATEDPMCYQAWQANAAAMWNWNGLYREGVGGNHQGAIPNGQLCSGGRTEGGRYNAMDAIGNWRAKSISNSFSVRLFDQASHGADYIRVYVTRQGFNPISQALGWGNLELVAQIGNTPASQWQSVPSGVQIDIPATAPGRTGRHMVYTIWQASHMDQSYYFCSDVNFGGSNPPPTTAPPTTPPPTTAPPTTPPPGSAGCTASYSVASTWSGGFQGEVRVTAGSSAISGWTVTLAYPSGQTVQQAWNATVSASGSTVTARNVAYNGSLGAGASTSFGFIGSSSGGTPSVTCSAS; this is encoded by the coding sequence ATGCCCACACTCACCACCACCGGCCGGCGACCACTCGCGCTGTACGCCCTGGTCGTTGCCGTCGCCGCCGGGCTGCTGCTGACCACCGCACTGGCCAATGTCGCCTCGGCCCATGGATCAGTGCTCGATCCGGCCTCCCGCAACTACGGATGTCTCGACCGCTGGGGCGGGAACCACATGGCACCGGAGATGGCCACCGAGGATCCCATGTGCTATCAGGCATGGCAGGCCAACGCTGCCGCCATGTGGAACTGGAACGGCCTCTACCGCGAAGGCGTCGGCGGCAACCACCAGGGCGCCATCCCAAACGGCCAGCTCTGCAGCGGTGGACGCACCGAGGGCGGCCGCTACAACGCCATGGACGCCATCGGCAACTGGCGGGCCAAGTCAATCAGCAACTCGTTCAGCGTCCGATTGTTCGATCAAGCCAGCCACGGTGCCGACTACATCCGGGTGTACGTGACCCGGCAGGGCTTCAACCCGATCAGCCAGGCACTCGGCTGGGGCAATCTGGAGCTCGTCGCCCAGATCGGCAACACGCCGGCGTCGCAGTGGCAGAGCGTGCCCAGCGGGGTGCAGATCGACATCCCGGCGACCGCGCCGGGGCGCACCGGCCGACACATGGTCTACACCATCTGGCAGGCCAGCCATATGGACCAGTCCTACTACTTCTGCAGCGACGTGAACTTCGGCGGCAGCAACCCGCCGCCCACCACCGCACCTCCGACCACGCCGCCGCCCACCACGGCCCCGCCGACCACGCCGCCGCCCGGCTCGGCCGGCTGCACCGCGTCCTACAGCGTCGCCTCGACCTGGTCCGGCGGCTTCCAGGGTGAGGTCCGGGTGACCGCCGGCTCCTCGGCGATCAGCGGCTGGACGGTGACCCTGGCCTACCCGAGCGGGCAGACCGTGCAGCAGGCGTGGAACGCCACGGTCTCGGCCAGCGGGTCGACGGTGACCGCCCGTAACGTCGCCTACAACGGCAGCCTCGGCGCCGGTGCCAGCACCAGCTTCGGGTTCATCGGCTCGTCGTCCGGCGGCACCCCGTCGGTGACCTGCAGCGCCTCCTGA
- a CDS encoding glycogen debranching N-terminal domain-containing protein has protein sequence MTNLKYTSILEGNLFMVSDERGDVSPSTDMPTGLFGFDMRYLSVWNLTVNGERLSVLSVDDLQYFESRYFLVPGEPTHYVDASMSVIRQRRLGGGAFVEQLTVLNHQEVAVDLRVRLDIATDFADSTEYANVRKKGKISTAVEQDTLHMYYTRENQCREVVITSSAEAAIDDHGMTFDISVGPHGSWETVLQLIYWVRGIHGRDIRVTAPNFDAPGMVDASRVLAEWLAAAPTLSCDSAPLDQAYRRSLTDLAALRFTGNLRGEQQFSAGLPRMMGLQGRDSIVTCLQLLPFIPSMVPNVLHFLADAQGTRLDDFAEEEPGKILQEFRFGERAGFGEIAACPYYGAADTTPLFVILLDAYDRWTGDTSIAQELEFHTRRALRWIDEYGDIMGDGYLWYARRNDRLGVENQCWKDTPDAISYRDGRIPVGPRATCELQGYAYDAKRRGARLAREVWNDPAYAAELEAQAAELKRRFNQRFWIRDGRYYALGVDADGNHVDACASNMGHLLWSGIVDPDKARHVVKHLMSERLFTGWGIRTLAEGDGRYSPVGFHTGAIWPFDNALIAHGMRQYGFHQEAARVAGAIIDASEFFDGRLPSAFAGYDRKLTKYPVQLAAACSPHSWSAGAVLMFLCSMLGLDPKGEHLIVRPHLPRGIGRIELLDIPGRWGLVDVFGRGH, from the coding sequence GTGACGAACCTCAAGTACACCAGCATCCTCGAAGGCAACCTGTTCATGGTCAGCGACGAGCGCGGTGACGTGTCGCCCTCGACGGATATGCCTACCGGGCTGTTCGGTTTCGACATGCGCTACCTGTCCGTCTGGAATCTCACCGTCAACGGCGAACGCCTCTCCGTGCTGTCCGTTGACGACCTTCAGTACTTCGAATCGCGCTACTTCCTTGTTCCGGGCGAGCCGACCCACTACGTCGACGCGAGCATGTCGGTGATCCGCCAGCGTCGCCTCGGTGGTGGCGCCTTCGTGGAGCAGCTGACCGTGCTCAACCACCAGGAAGTCGCGGTCGACCTACGGGTCCGGCTCGACATCGCCACCGACTTCGCAGACTCCACCGAGTACGCCAACGTGCGCAAGAAAGGGAAGATATCCACCGCTGTCGAGCAGGACACCCTGCACATGTACTACACCCGGGAGAATCAGTGCCGTGAAGTGGTGATCACCAGCAGCGCTGAGGCGGCGATTGACGACCACGGGATGACGTTCGACATCAGCGTCGGGCCGCACGGATCGTGGGAGACCGTCCTGCAGCTGATCTACTGGGTGCGCGGCATCCATGGGCGGGACATCCGGGTGACCGCGCCAAACTTCGACGCCCCGGGCATGGTGGATGCGAGCCGGGTGCTGGCCGAGTGGCTCGCCGCCGCCCCCACCCTGAGCTGTGACTCGGCCCCACTCGACCAGGCGTACCGCCGCAGTCTCACCGATCTGGCGGCACTGCGTTTTACCGGGAACCTGCGTGGGGAACAGCAGTTCTCCGCCGGACTGCCCCGGATGATGGGACTGCAGGGTCGGGACAGCATCGTAACCTGCCTGCAGCTACTGCCGTTCATCCCGTCGATGGTGCCGAACGTCCTGCACTTTCTCGCGGACGCGCAGGGAACCCGGCTCGACGACTTCGCCGAGGAGGAACCCGGCAAGATCCTCCAGGAGTTCCGGTTCGGAGAGCGAGCCGGGTTCGGGGAGATCGCCGCCTGCCCCTACTACGGTGCGGCCGACACGACGCCGCTGTTCGTCATCCTGCTCGACGCGTACGACAGATGGACCGGAGATACCTCGATCGCCCAGGAGCTCGAGTTCCACACCCGACGGGCGTTGCGGTGGATCGACGAGTACGGCGACATCATGGGCGACGGCTACCTCTGGTACGCCAGACGCAACGACCGACTTGGCGTGGAGAACCAGTGCTGGAAAGACACGCCCGATGCCATTTCCTACCGCGATGGTCGGATACCGGTCGGCCCCCGGGCTACTTGCGAGCTCCAGGGTTATGCCTACGACGCCAAACGTCGCGGTGCCCGGTTGGCCCGTGAGGTGTGGAACGATCCGGCGTACGCCGCCGAGCTCGAAGCCCAGGCCGCCGAGCTCAAGCGCCGGTTCAACCAGAGGTTCTGGATCCGCGACGGCCGCTACTACGCGCTTGGCGTGGACGCCGATGGCAACCACGTCGACGCCTGCGCCTCGAACATGGGGCACCTGCTGTGGAGCGGTATCGTCGACCCGGACAAGGCTCGGCACGTCGTCAAACATCTGATGAGCGAGCGGCTCTTCACCGGCTGGGGCATCCGTACCCTTGCCGAGGGCGACGGGCGGTACAGCCCGGTCGGCTTCCACACCGGGGCGATCTGGCCGTTCGACAACGCCCTCATCGCCCACGGCATGCGTCAGTACGGCTTCCATCAGGAAGCCGCCCGGGTAGCGGGTGCCATCATCGATGCTTCGGAGTTCTTCGACGGCCGCCTGCCCAGCGCGTTCGCGGGCTACGACCGGAAGTTGACCAAGTATCCGGTTCAGCTGGCGGCTGCGTGCAGCCCGCACTCCTGGTCGGCCGGGGCGGTGTTGATGTTCCTGTGTTCCATGCTCGGTCTCGACCCGAAGGGCGAGCATCTGATCGTCCGCCCGCACCTGCCGCGCGGCATCGGCCGGATCGAGCTGCTGGACATCCCCGGTCGGTGGGGGCTGGTCGACGTGTTCGGCCGTGGGCACTGA
- a CDS encoding nitrilase-related carbon-nitrogen hydrolase produces MSGVVRAAIVQTAWTGDKESMIKAHEEYVRQAAAAGAKIICFQELFYGPYFCQVQESEYYAYAESIPGPTTERFAALAAEHGMVMVLPMYEREQAGILYNTAAVIDADGSYLGKFRKTHIPNVKGFWEKFYFRPGNLGYPVFDTAVGRIGVYICYDRHFPEGWRALGLAGAQIVFNPSATSRSLSSYLWKLEQPAAAVANEYFIAAINRVGVEASYGDNDFYGTSYFVDPEGKFVGDTGDPYQPELIVRDLDLGLIETVRNRWAFYRDRRPDAYGDLVQP; encoded by the coding sequence ATGTCAGGAGTCGTCCGCGCCGCCATCGTCCAGACCGCCTGGACCGGCGACAAGGAATCCATGATCAAAGCCCACGAGGAGTACGTGCGGCAGGCGGCCGCCGCCGGCGCGAAGATCATCTGCTTCCAGGAGCTGTTCTACGGGCCGTACTTCTGCCAGGTGCAGGAGAGCGAGTACTACGCGTACGCCGAGTCGATCCCCGGGCCGACCACCGAACGCTTCGCCGCCCTGGCCGCCGAGCACGGCATGGTGATGGTGCTTCCGATGTACGAACGGGAGCAGGCCGGCATCCTCTACAACACCGCCGCGGTGATCGACGCCGACGGCAGCTACCTGGGCAAGTTCCGCAAGACCCACATCCCCAACGTCAAGGGCTTCTGGGAGAAGTTCTACTTCCGCCCCGGCAACCTCGGCTACCCGGTCTTCGACACCGCCGTCGGCCGCATCGGTGTCTACATCTGCTACGACCGGCACTTCCCGGAAGGCTGGCGGGCGCTCGGCCTGGCCGGCGCACAGATCGTGTTCAACCCGTCGGCGACCAGCCGCAGCCTCTCGTCGTACCTGTGGAAGCTGGAACAGCCGGCGGCGGCGGTGGCCAACGAGTACTTCATCGCCGCGATCAACCGGGTCGGCGTCGAGGCCTCCTACGGCGACAACGACTTCTACGGCACCTCCTACTTCGTCGACCCGGAAGGCAAGTTCGTCGGCGACACCGGGGACCCGTACCAGCCAGAGTTGATCGTCCGCGACCTCGACCTCGGGCTGATCGAGACAGTCCGCAACCGCTGGGCGTTCTACCGCGACCGCCGCCCGGACGCCTACGGCGACCTGGTCCAACCCTGA
- a CDS encoding Vms1/Ankzf1 family peptidyl-tRNA hydrolase, with protein MTSTTPRTTLADLATVPGPFVSLYLDTSGRAPDTGEQVQLRWRAARQRLAEAGAPGELLDVIGGLTNRAYADGDTLVVIADAERVRLVRQLPEPPEREIASYGAIPHLLPLLRWQQRQLPVLVVATDRVGAEIVALQPDGVEVTESVAGETLHITRSHPGGWSQRRYQQRAEDRWEANATLVAERLAELVDEVRPRAVVVTGDVRAVQFLRDKSPTRVAELLHEVQGAYDTTDAAVEQAVDVVEGIADADVAAAVAAYWREIGQADRAAAGASDTLATLARRQVDTLLLVDDPQLTTRSAYAGPQPDQVGATVGAVAVFGVTDPVEVPLGDAAVRAALAGGTRLVVVPDKLADQVPDGVGAILRYTV; from the coding sequence GTGACTTCGACCACGCCCCGTACCACCCTCGCCGACCTGGCCACCGTCCCCGGCCCGTTCGTGTCGCTCTACCTGGACACCAGCGGCCGGGCCCCGGACACCGGCGAGCAGGTCCAGCTGCGCTGGCGGGCGGCCCGCCAACGGCTGGCCGAGGCGGGGGCGCCTGGCGAACTGCTCGACGTGATCGGCGGGCTGACGAACCGGGCCTACGCCGACGGGGACACCCTGGTGGTGATCGCCGACGCAGAGCGGGTGCGGCTGGTGCGTCAGCTGCCGGAACCGCCGGAGCGGGAGATCGCCAGCTACGGTGCGATCCCGCACCTGTTGCCCCTGTTGCGCTGGCAGCAGCGGCAGCTACCCGTTCTGGTGGTGGCGACCGACCGGGTCGGCGCCGAGATCGTCGCCCTGCAGCCGGACGGTGTGGAGGTGACCGAGTCGGTCGCCGGGGAGACGTTGCACATTACCCGGTCGCATCCGGGCGGCTGGTCCCAGCGGCGGTACCAGCAGCGGGCCGAGGACCGCTGGGAGGCCAACGCGACGCTGGTGGCCGAGCGGCTCGCCGAACTGGTCGACGAGGTCCGACCCCGGGCGGTCGTGGTCACCGGGGACGTCCGGGCGGTGCAGTTCCTACGGGACAAGTCGCCGACCCGGGTCGCCGAACTGCTGCACGAGGTGCAGGGCGCCTACGACACCACCGACGCGGCGGTCGAACAGGCCGTCGACGTGGTGGAGGGCATCGCCGACGCGGACGTGGCCGCCGCCGTCGCGGCGTACTGGCGGGAGATCGGCCAGGCTGACCGGGCCGCCGCTGGGGCGTCGGACACGCTCGCGACGCTCGCCCGCCGGCAGGTCGACACCCTGCTGCTGGTCGACGACCCGCAGCTGACAACCCGTTCGGCGTACGCCGGACCGCAGCCCGACCAGGTCGGTGCCACGGTCGGCGCGGTGGCCGTTTTCGGCGTGACGGATCCCGTCGAGGTGCCGCTGGGTGATGCCGCCGTGCGGGCCGCCCTCGCCGGCGGAACCCGGCTGGTGGTGGTGCCGGACAAGCTCGCCGACCAGGTGCCCGACGGCGTCGGTGCGATCCTGCGTTACACCGTCTGA
- the hydA gene encoding dihydropyrimidinase: MSLLITGGTVVGPTGPYAADVLVDGETIAAIFAPGTGPTDGVEVLDAAGKYVIPGGVDVHTHMELPFGGTFASDTFDTGTKAAAFGGTTTIIDFAVQRAGEVVGDGLAAWHAKAQGNCHVDYGFHMIIGGVDDESLKAMDSLVATEGITSFKLFMAYPGVFYSDDGQILRAMQKARDNGAMIMMHAENGIAIDVLIGQALARGETDPIHHGLTRPAALEAEATSRAIALAGVAADCPLYIVHLSASEALAAVATARDAGRNVFAETCPQYLYLTLEDQLGAPGFEGAKWVCSTPLRSRHEPHRADLWRGLRTNDLAVVSTDHCPFCFKDQKELGLGDFSKIPNGIGGVEHRVDLVYQGVVDGKLSLARWVETIATTPARMFGLYPRKGVIAPGSDADIVVYDPAGRTTISAATHHMNMDHSAYEGFEITGKVDTVLSRGTVLVTGDGTYHGRAGHGRYLRRGLSDYLL, translated from the coding sequence ATGAGTCTGCTGATCACCGGCGGCACCGTCGTCGGACCGACCGGACCGTACGCCGCCGACGTGCTCGTCGACGGCGAGACGATCGCCGCGATCTTCGCCCCCGGCACCGGACCGACCGACGGGGTCGAGGTCCTCGACGCGGCCGGCAAGTACGTCATCCCCGGCGGCGTCGACGTGCACACCCACATGGAGCTGCCGTTCGGCGGCACGTTCGCCAGCGACACCTTCGACACCGGCACGAAGGCCGCCGCCTTCGGCGGCACCACCACGATCATCGACTTCGCGGTGCAGCGGGCCGGTGAGGTGGTCGGCGACGGGCTGGCCGCCTGGCACGCCAAGGCGCAGGGCAACTGCCACGTCGACTACGGCTTCCACATGATCATCGGCGGGGTTGACGACGAGTCACTCAAGGCGATGGACTCGCTCGTGGCCACCGAGGGCATCACCAGCTTCAAGCTGTTCATGGCGTACCCCGGGGTGTTCTACAGCGACGACGGCCAGATCCTGCGGGCGATGCAGAAGGCCCGCGACAACGGCGCCATGATCATGATGCACGCCGAGAACGGCATCGCCATCGACGTGCTCATCGGCCAGGCGCTGGCCCGGGGCGAAACCGACCCGATCCACCACGGGCTGACCCGCCCGGCCGCGTTGGAGGCCGAAGCGACCAGCCGGGCCATCGCCCTGGCCGGGGTCGCCGCCGACTGCCCGCTCTACATCGTGCACCTGTCCGCCAGCGAAGCACTCGCCGCCGTCGCGACCGCCCGCGACGCCGGCCGCAACGTCTTCGCCGAAACCTGCCCGCAGTACCTCTACCTCACCCTGGAGGACCAGCTCGGCGCGCCCGGCTTCGAAGGCGCCAAGTGGGTCTGCTCCACCCCGCTGCGCAGCAGGCACGAACCCCACCGCGCCGACCTGTGGCGCGGGCTGCGCACCAACGACCTGGCGGTGGTCTCCACCGACCACTGCCCGTTCTGCTTCAAGGACCAGAAGGAACTCGGCCTCGGCGACTTCTCCAAGATCCCCAACGGGATCGGCGGCGTCGAACACCGGGTCGACCTGGTCTACCAGGGCGTCGTCGACGGCAAACTGTCGCTGGCCCGCTGGGTGGAGACGATCGCCACCACGCCGGCCCGGATGTTCGGCCTCTACCCGCGTAAGGGCGTCATCGCCCCCGGCTCCGACGCCGACATCGTCGTCTACGACCCGGCCGGGCGGACCACCATCTCGGCGGCCACCCACCACATGAACATGGACCACTCGGCGTACGAAGGCTTCGAGATCACCGGCAAGGTCGACACCGTGCTGTCCCGGGGCACCGTCCTGGTCACCGGCGACGGTACGTACCACGGACGCGCCGGCCACGGCCGCTACCTGCGCCGTGGCCTGTCGGACTACCTGCTCTGA
- a CDS encoding universal stress protein, whose translation MTDPIVVGVDGSPASLCAARHAAGAAARGDAPLVLVHGYLHAFGYGIPINPYDGELPGPNEEGERMLAETAAQLRAQWPGLMVETRQVAAGGAPTLIEESRHAELVVVGSRGLGGFTGLLLGSVSSQVAGHAHCPVLVVRPPDAPDDTDRPVLVGVDGSAHAETALFIAADEAVARGVDLTLLHVWWPNSMRDSGEFPAPAQAARAEADEVLEEAAAAVRRRHPDLAAEKRPLEGVEADAVMVEASRTAGLVVVGSRGRGGFTGLLLGSVSQTLVHHAHCPVLVARPHSHR comes from the coding sequence ATGACTGACCCGATCGTCGTGGGTGTCGACGGTTCGCCAGCGAGTCTGTGCGCGGCCCGGCACGCCGCCGGCGCCGCGGCACGCGGCGACGCGCCGCTGGTGCTGGTGCACGGATACCTGCACGCCTTCGGGTACGGGATCCCGATCAACCCCTACGACGGGGAGCTACCGGGCCCGAACGAGGAAGGTGAGCGGATGCTGGCCGAGACCGCGGCGCAGCTGCGGGCGCAGTGGCCGGGGCTGATGGTCGAGACCCGGCAGGTCGCCGCTGGCGGGGCACCCACCCTGATCGAGGAGTCGCGGCACGCGGAGCTGGTGGTGGTCGGCAGCCGCGGTCTCGGCGGGTTCACCGGGCTGCTGCTCGGCTCGGTCAGCTCCCAGGTGGCCGGGCATGCGCACTGCCCGGTGCTGGTGGTCCGTCCACCGGACGCGCCGGACGACACCGACCGGCCGGTGCTGGTCGGCGTCGACGGGTCGGCGCACGCCGAAACCGCCCTGTTCATCGCCGCCGACGAGGCCGTCGCGCGAGGCGTCGACCTGACGCTGCTGCACGTGTGGTGGCCGAACTCGATGCGCGACAGCGGCGAGTTCCCCGCACCGGCGCAGGCCGCCCGGGCCGAGGCCGACGAGGTTCTCGAGGAGGCCGCGGCGGCGGTCCGCCGCCGCCACCCGGACCTGGCAGCGGAGAAACGTCCGTTGGAGGGGGTGGAGGCAGACGCGGTGATGGTGGAGGCCAGCCGGACAGCCGGCCTGGTCGTGGTCGGTTCCCGTGGTCGGGGCGGGTTCACCGGGCTGCTGCTCGGATCGGTGAGTCAGACGCTGGTGCACCACGCACACTGCCCGGTGCTGGTGGCCCGCCCACATTCGCACCGCTGA
- a CDS encoding ABC transporter permease subunit: MTSGPTSSWARRAGVAGAALGALALAAAAWEGYKLVGDPDGTDLFGVPLLPRADDAAMPHLADVVAGLGAVDVAAGQPVWRVVVDACLFTLGVTGVGFAAGTLVGMVLAVAMQRLRIVERGLLPYVVLSQTVPLVALAPVIAGWGGRLSIGTYPWQPWMSVAVIAAYLAFFPVAVGMLRGLQSPPAAGVELMRSYAAGWWRTLWKLRAPAALPYLFPALRLAGAAAVVGAVVGEISTGTRGGIGRLILEYSRQATSAPAKVYAAILGAAALGLVVAATVTLLELGLTRHQRRVAVTG, encoded by the coding sequence TTGACCAGCGGCCCGACCAGCAGCTGGGCGCGCCGGGCCGGCGTCGCCGGGGCCGCGCTGGGTGCGCTCGCCCTCGCCGCCGCCGCGTGGGAAGGCTACAAACTGGTCGGCGACCCGGACGGCACCGACCTGTTCGGCGTACCGCTGCTGCCGCGCGCCGACGACGCCGCCATGCCGCACCTGGCCGACGTGGTCGCCGGCCTCGGCGCCGTCGACGTCGCCGCCGGCCAGCCGGTGTGGCGGGTGGTCGTCGACGCCTGCCTGTTCACCCTCGGGGTGACCGGCGTCGGGTTCGCCGCCGGCACCCTGGTCGGGATGGTCCTGGCGGTGGCGATGCAGCGGCTGCGGATCGTCGAACGGGGACTTCTGCCGTACGTGGTGCTGTCGCAGACCGTGCCGCTGGTCGCCCTCGCCCCGGTGATCGCCGGCTGGGGCGGGCGGCTGTCCATCGGCACCTACCCGTGGCAGCCGTGGATGTCGGTCGCGGTGATCGCCGCGTACCTGGCGTTCTTCCCGGTCGCCGTCGGCATGCTGCGCGGCCTGCAGTCGCCGCCGGCCGCCGGGGTCGAGCTGATGCGCAGCTACGCGGCCGGCTGGTGGCGCACCCTGTGGAAGCTGCGGGCTCCGGCCGCGCTGCCGTACCTGTTCCCGGCGCTGCGGCTGGCCGGGGCCGCCGCCGTGGTCGGCGCGGTCGTCGGGGAGATCTCCACCGGCACCCGGGGCGGCATCGGCCGGCTGATCCTGGAATATTCCCGGCAGGCCACCAGCGCCCCGGCGAAGGTGTACGCGGCGATCCTCGGCGCCGCCGCCCTCGGCCTGGTCGTCGCCGCCACGGTGACCCTGCTGGAGCTGGGGCTGACCCGGCACCAGCGGCGGGTGGCGGTGACCGGATGA
- a CDS encoding SCP2 sterol-binding domain-containing protein, giving the protein MSATTEAFFASVHERDPRLPPAVDGSLRFDVRYRDHTEQWLLRFAAGRVRAEQSGADADCVVAIDSVLFEQILCGKERLFPAFIRFGLTLEGVIALLPMFNWLLPDTVGARHPRQLAEGWKEAR; this is encoded by the coding sequence TTGTCAGCGACCACGGAGGCCTTCTTCGCCAGCGTCCACGAACGCGATCCTCGGTTGCCCCCAGCAGTCGACGGCTCGCTGCGCTTCGACGTGCGGTACCGCGATCACACTGAGCAGTGGCTGCTGCGTTTCGCGGCGGGCCGCGTGCGGGCCGAACAGTCCGGTGCCGATGCGGATTGCGTCGTCGCCATCGACAGCGTGCTGTTCGAACAGATCCTGTGCGGGAAGGAACGACTCTTCCCCGCATTCATCCGCTTCGGGCTCACCCTGGAGGGCGTGATCGCGTTGCTGCCGATGTTCAACTGGCTGCTGCCCGACACGGTGGGTGCCCGGCATCCGCGGCAGCTGGCGGAGGGTTGGAAGGAAGCCAGGTGA
- a CDS encoding TIGR03842 family LLM class F420-dependent oxidoreductase, translated as MDFGVVFQCDPPGRELVSLAQRAEQAGFSHVWTFDSHVLWQEPFVIYSQILAATSSVTVGPMVTNPSTRDWTVTASMFATLNEMYGNRTVCGIGRGDSAVRVLGARPTTLGELRDCVTVIRDLAAGRTVRYRDRDITLPWVDDGALEVWVAAYGPKALALAGEVGDGYILQLADPDIAAWMIGAVRTAAERAGRDPDAVTFCVAAPAYVGDDLAHQREQTRWFGGMVGNHIADIVARYGGDGSGVPKVLTDYIAGRQGYDYAEHGRAGNTHTDFVPDEIVDRFCLLGPVDEHLRRLAELRDLGVDQFAVYLQHDAKQETLAAYGEQIIPAYRRVVAS; from the coding sequence ATGGACTTCGGCGTCGTGTTCCAGTGTGACCCGCCCGGCCGGGAGCTGGTGTCGTTGGCCCAGCGGGCCGAGCAGGCCGGCTTCAGCCACGTGTGGACGTTCGACTCGCACGTGCTGTGGCAGGAGCCGTTCGTCATCTACAGCCAGATCCTCGCCGCCACCTCGTCGGTGACGGTCGGGCCGATGGTGACCAACCCCAGCACCCGGGACTGGACCGTCACCGCGTCGATGTTCGCCACCCTCAACGAGATGTACGGCAACCGTACGGTCTGCGGCATCGGCCGGGGCGACTCGGCCGTGCGGGTCCTCGGCGCCCGCCCCACCACCCTCGGCGAGCTGCGGGACTGCGTCACCGTCATCCGTGACCTGGCCGCCGGGCGGACCGTGCGTTATCGCGACCGGGACATCACCCTGCCGTGGGTCGACGACGGGGCGCTGGAGGTGTGGGTCGCCGCGTACGGGCCGAAGGCGCTCGCGCTGGCCGGCGAGGTCGGCGACGGCTACATCCTGCAGCTCGCCGACCCGGACATCGCCGCCTGGATGATCGGCGCGGTCCGGACGGCGGCGGAACGCGCCGGCCGCGACCCCGACGCGGTCACCTTCTGCGTCGCCGCCCCCGCCTACGTCGGCGACGACCTGGCCCACCAGCGGGAGCAGACCCGCTGGTTCGGCGGCATGGTCGGCAACCACATCGCCGACATCGTCGCCCGCTACGGCGGTGACGGCAGCGGCGTGCCGAAGGTGCTCACCGACTACATCGCCGGCCGGCAGGGCTACGACTACGCCGAACACGGCCGGGCCGGCAACACCCACACCGACTTCGTACCGGACGAGATCGTCGACCGGTTCTGCCTGCTCGGCCCGGTCGACGAACACCTGCGCCGGCTCGCCGAGCTACGCGACCTCGGCGTCGACCAGTTCGCCGTCTACCTGCAACACGACGCCAAGCAGGAAACCCTGGCCGCGTACGGCGAGCAGATCATCCCCGCGTACCGCCGGGTGGTCGCGTCTTGA
- a CDS encoding nitroreductase family protein, with translation MTTTFTLDQLRTAVTAAVRAPSLHNYQPWRFRLADGAIEVRLDRSRLLPACDPTGWAARIGCGAALYNLRLALAVGGTPAQVRLRPEPADPHLLARLVPAAPHAATPTECRLHAAIPRRHSNRLPFRPDPVPPPIRQRLIDAARAEDGWLELVIGSTAVGAIAEIAMSAHRVLDRDPAYQAEVARLTRHYPAPDGVPAISGGPVAEPQDLLPQRPFGDWLRVPGRDFESEPLVAVLGAAGNTPSDQLIAGQALQRVLLTVTDAGLAASMLSQPIEVAQAREQLRLALGRFGSPQMVIRIGYGQPGRPTPRRDTTDVIDTVLEET, from the coding sequence CCAGCCGTGGCGGTTCCGGTTGGCCGACGGCGCGATCGAGGTACGGCTCGACCGGAGCCGGCTGCTGCCGGCCTGCGACCCGACCGGCTGGGCGGCCCGGATCGGCTGCGGTGCCGCCCTGTACAACCTGCGGCTGGCGCTGGCGGTCGGCGGCACGCCCGCGCAGGTCCGGCTGCGGCCGGAGCCGGCCGACCCGCATCTGCTGGCCCGGCTGGTGCCGGCGGCCCCGCACGCCGCCACCCCCACCGAGTGCCGGCTGCACGCGGCGATCCCCCGCCGGCACAGCAACCGGCTGCCGTTCCGGCCCGATCCGGTGCCGCCGCCGATCCGGCAACGGCTCATCGACGCCGCCCGAGCCGAGGACGGCTGGCTGGAGCTGGTGATCGGCTCGACCGCAGTCGGCGCGATCGCGGAGATCGCGATGAGCGCCCACCGGGTGCTCGACCGGGACCCCGCCTACCAGGCCGAGGTGGCCCGGCTGACCCGGCACTACCCCGCGCCGGACGGGGTGCCGGCGATCTCCGGTGGGCCGGTCGCCGAACCACAGGACCTGCTGCCGCAGCGGCCGTTCGGTGACTGGCTGCGGGTACCGGGGCGCGACTTCGAGTCGGAGCCGCTGGTGGCCGTGCTCGGCGCAGCCGGCAACACGCCCAGCGACCAGCTCATCGCCGGGCAGGCGTTGCAGCGGGTGCTGTTGACGGTGACCGACGCCGGTCTGGCCGCGTCGATGCTGTCCCAGCCGATCGAGGTGGCCCAGGCACGGGAGCAGCTCCGCCTGGCGCTGGGCCGGTTCGGTTCCCCGCAGATGGTCATCCGGATCGGATACGGTCAGCCAGGTCGACCGACGCCGCGTCGGGACACGACCGACGTGATCGACACGGTCCTGGAGGAAACATGA